CAGCCTTCATTTACACCTTGGAGGCATAAGGGGGTTAGCCTCCAGTTCCCCAGTTGTTCTGGCACTTAGAAGTTCCAGTTTCATGAGTTTAACTTTTGGTAACACTTCGTCATCCTCCTCCATAGGTTGTACTCCTTGTAACAGCCCCTCAACTTTCCGTTTTCCCCCCAGTTCCCTTCTCCCCTCTGTGTTAGTGGTTGTTGTGAGAGAAGTCTTACTTGGCCTTCCCCTTCTCTTGAAATgactttttgcttcttttttatttattacatCAACCATTCTGTCATGCTGTGCCATATCGATCGCCTCTAGACCTTCACCTGCTTCAGACACTATCCTCATTTGCTCATTCCCTCCCCCATTGCTTTCCACTACCATAATTTCATTTCCCGCATGCTGCTCAAGCCTACTCTCATTAAGCCTTTCCTCGGACACCCTGTCCTCCTCTCTATTACTATCAGTTTTTTTGTTCTCCATCCCCTCATCCTTCCGGTCCTTTAAGATTTCAGCCCTATCCTCATTCTCCTTCCTCATCCTATGTTCATgatctctcttttcctttcccTCCAGTATCCCCTCATTTCTTCTCACAGCTATTATATTATCCTTTTTTACAGTTACCCCAACAGGTTCCTGGATATTTCTGTCCTCAGCTCCCATTAGCCTTCTTTCTATCCCCTTTCCTGGGTCCTCTCGTCCTTTAAGAGGTGAGACCATTATATTTCCAGCTCTCATCCATGCCCCATACTGTTCTACTTGCTGCATTGTTCCCTTCCTCCCCTCCACATTGCAGGTTTTGTCACTGTGTCCAATTATACCACAACTATAGCAAAAGTCAGGGCAACGTTCATACCTGAATTCTACCCACACTGCTTGCCCATtgccttttatttttgttcctCTGATCAGTGGTTGTGTGACATCAATCTCTGCCAATATCTTCATATGTCTTCCTTCCTTCCCTCCATTGGGAGGATGATTACCTCCTTGACCGATTTGAAGATCAAGCCTAGTTTAAAACCCACCACTCTACTCATCCAATGAATCGGTAGATTCCATAGCTGCACCCACAGGAATGCATATTGAAAGAAAGTTTTGCCCCTCTCACATCCCAATTCCCATTCCCTAACCACTAGTACCTGATTATCCATTATCCATGGCCCTCCtgtcattatttttttcttgtccTCTTCTTGTTCCAGATGAAATTGAAATAGATTAGGACCTAACTCGGTTACCTTCATCCTTCTGGGGTAGCCCCAAGCGTGGTGAGTGAAGTTTTTGACCCCTGTGAAGTTGGCTATTTTGTCTCCTATTATTTTTCCAATCAAACTACCGTGACATCCCAAAACTCCTTTTGCAATGTCATCACCGCTTAGGTCTACACCCTCTGACTCTAGTTCCGAAAGCTCAAACCTTTGGAAAGCTCTTGCTAAATCCTCTGCCATCTCTGTGGGTTTATGCCAGTGATACCAAGCACTATTTCTTGTACCTAGAAAGACGCAATTGAGAAAACCAGTGTTAAACACAAGAAGTAAGAAAAACAAGCAATATTCACTATGTCTCCTACTAAGAGACCCAGGAAGAAAGAACGAAAGACTCTAAAAGACAcaggaaagaaaaataagaaaaataacgATCCAGCTACCGAAACGATTAAAGCTCCATAAATTTGTCCAAATGGATCATGCTTTGTCCGACACAAGTACTCCCCCACCCAAGCGGACCACACAGATATGTCCCCTCACAGGATTGATGAATCTACCCTGATTTCTGGAATGGTGCGAAAAGCTACGGTATTTGGGAAAGGTGTTTGAAAGATTCAAgcttttgaaaaaattgaaccTTTGGATGCTTTTTGCCTCCCATTCTCCTACCCTGAGGAGGGAGTCTCTAAAAGTTAGAGAGGGATGCTCTcaaggagagagagaaagtttttgcattttttttgtggTGGACTCGCTTTCATAGTATGCAACTTAGTGTTTTGTTCCGGTCTGCAATAAAAATTTTGCTACAAAATGAGCAAAAAGTCatatactaattttttttttgtacttcaAAAGGTAGCAAAATGTACACACACATTCTTCATTCTTGAAAATATGATCTATggaaatcaaaaaatcaaaatgcaatttgagTTCATCAAATTTACTCCATCCgtcccattgaaagtgtcatattttctattttgggatattccaaaatatttgtcatgttgaaaaaatcaaaacacTTTTTAGTATCTTTTTCCAAtataatcctttttttttaatcatatgcatgttattattcaaatttaaaatttgaatttgtggggataaaattgaaaagagaaacgcaaacatcacaatcaagtcactatttttaaaaagttgaattttcaaAACATGACTAAATAATTAGAACGGAGGGAATAACTTGCTTGATTGCCATTGTGCTCAAAATTTCTTAGCTGCGGCCACGGACGATAGAGTGGGCTATGTCTCTTCTTCTTAACCACCCTCAAGAGTTGCAAAAGGCTAGAGCTGAGCTAGATGAAACCATTTGTCAAAACCTTTTAATAGAAGATCAAGATCTTGCGAAGCTGCCTTACCTACAAGCATCATTTATGAATCGCAAAGATTATATCCAGCTGGTCCTCTCCTCTTTCCACGAGAATCATCAAGTGATTGCACGATTGGAAAACTACAAAATGCCCTCTAAAACTATTTGGGAGAGAACGACTCAATAGTTGGTACAGGTCTCAGTGTAGGGATGTAATTAAATtgagtcgaactcgagtttCATCATACTCGAGTTCGACTTGACATACAAAAATGATGCTCgaattcgaactcgagctcgagcgagTAGTATTATtggaactcgagttcgagttcgataCATTGCTTAcagaactcgagctcgactcacATGGGTTCGATCAATGAGAGTCATATCGAGCTCGAAttagaaaatttcattttcttgacaatttttgaatgaaaagatattattgacttttaaaaaaatttatacgaCTTGAAACATTTTGTAAATTCAACTATTCTTTTGGGTATAAGgctaattttataataataatatattaaagaattaaaattaaaaagctCGATAAGGTTTAACGATTTTCTAGCATTGTTTCTGGATACTTGAACTCGGCTTACTCGATTTATTGAGGCACTAGAACTCGACTCAAACTCGATCAACTCGAGTTCGAGTCAAGTTTTTGGCCGAACTGCCCAGCCTTACATCAGAGGCAATCTACAGCCCTTGCCAAGCCATGATTAAAGTTCTTGCTGGGATATGATATAGCATTTGCTAAAATACAATCTGCAGGTCTCTTTGTTTATTTGACTAATATTAGATTTATTGTACTGATTATAACGTACATTTTTGTTACTTTGGAATAATTTTTAGCTTatctataaaaatttttttctaaaatacaagGTGCCTAGATTGAGTTTTCCACGAACATGATAATTTATGGCTTTGGATTCTCTACCCACTCAATTTCTGGGCCAATTTCTATTTCCACTCTTTTTAAGGACAACGAGTGTATAGTTGCAACACTATTTTAGTATATGTACTTTAATATTTTACAAGACATATTATTAGATATGAGTATTTGACCTAAtggtttaattttttaaaaaattttgtgaacTTTTTAGGCGTTTTGTAATGAAATTGTTAAAGAGGAGGCGAAGTAAGTTAATTTTGTTATTAGATTGTGCAGGAGGAGGTGAAATAAGTTAACTCCAGTTGTTATGAAACTTTGTGGAGTCCGTTCGTCCCACCAAATTTGCTTTTAATTCATTCATTGCTATTCCATAGCACACAAAAACGACGTCTAGTGACTGGCATATATTTTACTTTGTTAGGTAATTTTAAATGAGTTAGGTGTATTTTACAAAACATGGTACAAGTTTGGTAAATTAGTTTGACTTTAATTTCGAGTTTGGCTCATGTAAATTAACTTGCAAGCTCGACTCAAGTTGAACATAAATGAGCTTGATTTGAAATCAACTCTCTATTAAATCCCTGTGCGTTCCAACTCTATATAAGAtggaaaagtgtaaaaggcAATGCACACGAAGAAAAGCTCCTCTAACAAGAAAAAGAGCGCCATGGAACAAAATTTGTTGAGCACCATTTCCTTATTGTTCTTAACCTTAATTCTTCCACTGCTCCTTTTACACAAAAAAAGGCAGAAAAAATCTCTGCCACCAAGCCCTCCTTCCTTGCCAATCTTAGGCCATCTTCATTTGGTAAAACCTCCACTGCACAAAACCTTTAAGCACCTTTCTGATAAATATGGTCCAATATTTTCCCTAAGGTTTGGTAATAAACTTGCGGTTATAACATCTTCACCTGCTATTGCCGAAGAATGCTTAACCAAAAATGGCATTGTTTTCGCGAACAGGCCTTCTGGACTGTCTACGAAGTACCTCAACTACAACACTACCACTATGGGTACTGTACCCTATGGTCCTCTCTGGAAAAGACTTCGAAGGATCTCTACCATGGAACTCTTCTCAGGAACTCGCCTTAACATGTTTTCGGCAAATCGACAGGAAGAAACCAAGTTACTAGTGAAATATCTATACAAAAAATCACCCCAGAATTTTGCAAGAGTGGAGATACGAGCCCAGATGATGGAGATGACCATTAACAATATAATGACAATGTTTTCGGGAAAGCGGTATTATGGATATGAAATGGAAGACAATAAGGAGGCTTTGCAATTTCGGGACATTGTTCGGGAAATGTTTGAGCTGACGACTTTGAGTCCAGTGGATTATGTTCCAATTCTGAGATGGTTTGGTTATCAGAATCTGGAGAATAGAATGATTGCATTTcagaaaaaatctgatgagttCTTGCAACGTCTGCTAGACAAACACCGAACTTCTCCAACTGGGGATGGAAGGGGGACGATTATGGAAGTATTGCACTCCATGCAGGAATTGGAACCTGAATTCTTTTCGGATGATATCATCAAAGGTTTTATACTGGTACGTAGATTTAATACAGATTAGTGCTTAATGTCACTCCATCCACGttctaaaaaagaaagattcaaacccaaatttggaaatgatcATGAAAAATCACATTTACATAGGATTGTGATCACAGTCCTTTCCACCACTCAACAATCCTAAGTTTGAGCAGCTATATACTACTTTTATCCTTATTTATCATGCACTCTTCAATGTTTATATCACCTTTCACTTTAAAGCTTTAATTTGCATGATATGCTGcttgaaattttttgtgttTGAATACGCCCTGATGATGATATAGTGgtaccttttttcttttttaatttttttgataagTGAGAGATTTTAAACCAAGAACCTCTTACTTATAATTCCTCTTATCTTATCACCTAACTCAATCCTTCCCCTAATATAGTGATATTTatcaaatgaaataaattaacagAAGGGAGAAATATAGTTTTGGTCCCTCATGTTTGGGCTATATGTTAAACAGGTTCTTATTATTTAGATCAAACAAATGTGATTgtcaaaatttttgattttcttCGAATTTAGGGCAATTAGTGGAAAACTACAATAGTTAATGGTTAAAATCAAATAGGCGCTAGTCAAAAATTTTGAGTCTATAATTTTGATCCCTAATGCTTAAGAGTATTGATCTATATAATCCCTTAGATTTGAATATTTATGATCCCCAATATTTGgcctatatatatattaaataggTTATTATTTGGATCAAACAAATGtgattgtgaaaatttttgaTCCCTAATGTGACTTTATAATGTTGATCCCTAATGTTAAAGAGTATTGATCTGTA
The window above is part of the Coffea eugenioides isolate CCC68of unplaced genomic scaffold, Ceug_1.0 ScVebR1_2121;HRSCAF=3093, whole genome shotgun sequence genome. Proteins encoded here:
- the LOC113756250 gene encoding isoflavone 2'-hydroxylase-like, which encodes MEQNLLSTISLLFLTLILPLLLLHKKRQKKSLPPSPPSLPILGHLHLVKPPLHKTFKHLSDKYGPIFSLRFGNKLAVITSSPAIAEECLTKNGIVFANRPSGLSTKYLNYNTTTMGTVPYGPLWKRLRRISTMELFSGTRLNMFSANRQEETKLLVKYLYKKSPQNFARVEIRAQMMEMTINNIMTMFSGKRYYGYEMEDNKEALQFRDIVREMFELTTLSPVDYVPILRWFGYQNLENRMIAFQKKSDEFLQRLLDKHRTSPTGDGRGTIMEVLHSMQELEPEFFSDDIIKGFILILLAAGSDTSSSTIEWTMSLLLNHPKELERARAEIDKNIGQNRLVEEEDLPKLPYLQSIIYESQRLLPATPILLPRESSSDCTIGNYTIPSKTILMVNSWAIHRDPQLWDDPESFKPERFLGLENDAYKYKFIPFGLGRRKCPGAGLANRLVGLTLGSLIQCFEWERISNELVDLSEGIGIAMSKASPLEAICKPRESMVKFLAGI